The following nucleotide sequence is from Gymnodinialimonas sp. 202GB13-11.
GAATTCCGGCATCCGCAAGATGGCCGTGGCCACGCAATACAAGGCGCACTCGCTGATCCGTCACGTGCAACGCGGCTGGAACTTCTTCGGGGCCGAGCGCAACGAATTCATCGACGTGCTGCCCGCCTCGCAGCGTGGCAACAACGAAAGCTGGTACAAGGGCACCGCTGACGCTGTGACCCAGAATATCGACATCGTCGACAGCTATGGCGTGGATTACGTCGTCATCCTTGCGGGCGATCACATCTACAAGATGGATTACGAGATCATGCTCCGCCAGCATGTCGAAAACAAAGCCGACGTGACTGTGGGATGCCTGACCGTGCCCCGGATGGAGGCAACGGCCTTCGGCGTCATGGCCACCGACAAAAGTGGCCAGATCACCAGTTTCCTCGAAAAGCCCGCCGACCCACCCGGCACGCCCGACGATCCGGAAAAGGCGCTCGCGTCCATGGGAATCTACGTGTTCGACTGGAAGTTCCTGCGCGATCTTCTCATCCGCGACGCCGAAAACCCCGACAGCTCCAACGATTTCGGCAACGACCTGATCCCCGACATCGTCGCCAACGGCAAGGCTATGGCGCATCGCTTCGACGAAAGCTGCGTCCGGGAAGACGGCGCACCGGCCTACTGGAAAGACGTCGGCACCGTTGATGCCTTCTGGCAGGCCCATATCGACCTGACCAACT
It contains:
- the glgC gene encoding glucose-1-phosphate adenylyltransferase — translated: MALTKRLTQRSMVFVLAGGRGSRLKELTDRRVKPAVPFGGKARIIDFALSNAMNSGIRKMAVATQYKAHSLIRHVQRGWNFFGAERNEFIDVLPASQRGNNESWYKGTADAVTQNIDIVDSYGVDYVVILAGDHIYKMDYEIMLRQHVENKADVTVGCLTVPRMEATAFGVMATDKSGQITSFLEKPADPPGTPDDPEKALASMGIYVFDWKFLRDLLIRDAENPDSSNDFGNDLIPDIVANGKAMAHRFDESCVREDGAPAYWKDVGTVDAFWQAHIDLTNFTPELDLWDRNWPVWTYNEATPPAKFIHDERDRRGMAISSMVSGGCIISGTEVRNSVLFSNVHTNSYAVLDNAVLLPEVVVHRSARLRQVVIDKGVVIPEGLVVGEDPTEDAEWFRVTDRGTTLITQEMLNKRAAAL